The Chloroflexota bacterium genome includes the window CGAACATGAGGCCGCCCGAAATTGATCTGCGCTTTGTCCCGCACTGTGACCTTGAGACGGGTTTTGTATCTGCGTCTGTCCAAGTGAGCCCGACAACGCAAGCCGGACTCCGTTGTGGTGGTGCGAATGTACTTGAGCACCGTCTCGAAGCTGAGCAGCGGTTGCCCGGCCCAGTTGCGGCTAATCTGGCTGAACAACCGATGTTCGATCGGATTCCATTTGGAAGCGGCGGTTGGATAGTGCGTGACCGTAATGCTCAGACCGAACTCATCGGCCAAGGTTTGGAGCCCAGCTTTCCAGAGCCAGCAGCGATTGCCATTGGCACCCCCGCTGTCGGCTTCGATCAGCAGAGCAGTCGCCCTCGAGTAGTCATGGCGTCCAGCCGCTACCCACCAGGAGCGAATAGCGGCAATGGCGAAGGCCGGTGTTTCATGACTGGTGCCGACCGCGACATAACCCGCATTGCGTGTCGCATCATAGATGCCGTACGGAACTGCTTTGCCGCTCGCATCGCGCGCAAAGTCCGTGGACAACACGTCCAGTGGCTGTTGCCGCCAAGTGCGACCCGCGTTCCGAAACAAGCCGATGAGTTCTTTCTTTTTCGTATCGACGCTAATGACAGGCAGTTGTTGACGTTGGAACCGGCGGCGCTGGCAGGCGATATAGCGCATCTGTTCATCGCGCTGCGGGTCTTGCTTCCGGCTCAAACGCTTGCGATTGACGTGCTGCGTGTAACGTTGGCGTTGCAACAGACGACCGATCGTCGTGCGGCCCACGCGGAACTGGCGACGTAGCTGACAGGTCAGTTTGCGGATCGTCTTGCGGTCCATTTGAGACCGGTGATCGGATCACCTGCCGTCCCATCGACGAGCAAGTCATCGATCGCGCTCAGGATGCCTGGCTGTTTTTTTCGACCGGCGGGCGCCCGCCACCGGCATTGCGAATGGTGTCTTGGCGCTGGCGCGCGGGATGCTCAATTTCGCGCTTCCCGCGCCGAATGGTGTGGCGACTCAGTCCCGTGATGCGCGCCAGCAGTGACAGACTGCGCCGTCCGCGCTGAATCGCCAACA containing:
- a CDS encoding ISAzo13 family transposase, whose amino-acid sequence is MDRKTIRKLTCQLRRQFRVGRTTIGRLLQRQRYTQHVNRKRLSRKQDPQRDEQMRYIACQRRRFQRQQLPVISVDTKKKELIGLFRNAGRTWRQQPLDVLSTDFARDASGKAVPYGIYDATRNAGYVAVGTSHETPAFAIAAIRSWWVAAGRHDYSRATALLIEADSGGANGNRCWLWKAGLQTLADEFGLSITVTHYPTAASKWNPIEHRLFSQISRNWAGQPLLSFETVLKYIRTTTTESGLRCRAHLDRRRYKTRLKVTVRDKAQINFGRPHVRPHYNYTIHPRTGTHKKVSKLFPVKPLPCQTIITRCWRCSPYISMPAYGNTRRCC